A genomic window from Desulfomonilia bacterium includes:
- a CDS encoding FadR/GntR family transcriptional regulator yields METKPFGISRIEKSPDIPNLVSKQIIDLISEGKLKPGDKLPSEHEMTQMFGISRISLREAMKLLEARGYIESLDRRGKFVKSVADTMMSTLEELISIDHAKIWELLYVRRFIEAEAAYLAAKNATPEQIAEMKSLSERAEKAGLDTLLVTKEGGLIYTRFFDLLAESTKNTVFMHIRQTIAGILKGAFPYSRKKLTNVGGSSRKIFLQLGKIWHAIEKRDPEAARLATIEHIDYIEKTLRLALSQK; encoded by the coding sequence ATGGAGACAAAGCCGTTTGGTATTTCCCGCATAGAAAAATCTCCCGATATTCCAAACCTTGTTTCAAAACAGATTATTGACCTGATTTCGGAAGGGAAGCTGAAGCCTGGTGACAAACTGCCAAGCGAACATGAGATGACGCAGATGTTCGGAATCAGCAGGATATCACTGAGGGAAGCCATGAAGCTTCTTGAGGCAAGAGGCTATATTGAATCGCTGGATAGAAGGGGAAAATTTGTCAAGTCTGTTGCCGATACCATGATGTCGACTCTTGAAGAGCTGATATCTATCGACCACGCAAAAATATGGGAACTTCTTTATGTCAGGAGATTTATTGAAGCCGAAGCGGCATATCTTGCCGCCAAGAATGCTACACCTGAACAGATCGCAGAAATGAAGAGTCTTTCCGAACGTGCTGAAAAAGCAGGCCTCGATACCCTGCTTGTAACAAAGGAGGGGGGTCTTATTTATACAAGATTTTTCGACCTTCTGGCCGAATCGACAAAAAATACCGTATTCATGCATATAAGACAGACGATTGCCGGCATACTCAAGGGGGCATTCCCGTACAGCAGAAAAAAGCTTACAAACGTGGGCGGAAGCTCGCGCAAAATTTTTTTACAGCTCGGCAAGATCTGGCATGCAATCGAAAAAAGGGATCCTGAGGCCGCAAGGCTCGCTACTATCGAGCATATTGACTATATTGAAAAAACCCTGAGGCTTGCACTGAGTCAAAAGTAG